Proteins from a genomic interval of Xiphophorus maculatus strain JP 163 A chromosome 7, X_maculatus-5.0-male, whole genome shotgun sequence:
- the LOC111609377 gene encoding trace amine-associated receptor 13c-like, translated as MEIQDRTDLCFPHLLNSSCRKPTLHWSEAVLLNSVLLFISLITVVLNLLIIISVSHFRQLHTPTNILLLSLGVSDFFVGLLLMPFEIFRFTFCWILGDAMCVLFLFFIFTIICASIWNIVLISVDRYVAICYPLHYPTRISLTRVKYCVCLCWFCASSCSFFYAKDELIQPGRRNTCIGECIHYLSYAAGINDLTFNFIFPVTTIIVLYLRVFVVAVSQARAMRSHITVASFHSATSGTKRSELKAARTLGVLVVVYLMCYCPYYCYSIVDVNLTSTSYVSILCFVFYSNSCLNPVIYSLFYPWFRKAVKIIVTLQILQPGSHEAKLL; from the exons ATGGAGATCCAAGACAGAACTGATCTCTGTTTCCCACATCTCCTCAACAGCTCCTGCAGGAAGCCCACACTTCACTGGTCTGAAGCCGTTCTCCTGAACTCTGTGCTGCTCTTCATCTCACTGATCACTGTAGTGCTCaacctcctcatcatcatctcagTCTCACACTTCAG GCAGCTCCACACTCCTAcaaacatcctcctcctctctctgggtgtttcagacttttttgttgGTCTCCTGCTGATgccttttgaaatatttagatttacatTCTGCTGGATTCTTGGAGATGCCAtgtgtgttctttttttattttttatttttaccatcaTCTGTGCTTCGATCTGGAACATTGTCCTGATATCAGTCGACCGCTATGTAGCCATTTGTTACCCTCTGCATTACCCCACCAGAATCTCGTTGACGAGAGTCAAatattgtgtttgtctgtgttggTTCTGTGCTTCTTCCTGCAGCTTTTTCTATGCAAAGGATGAGCTGATTCAGCCTGGCAGGAGAAATACCTGCATTGGAGAATGTATACATTATTTAAGCTATGCTGCAGGAATAAACGATCTaacttttaatttcatatttccaGTAACAACCATCATAGTTCTGTATTTGAGAGTATTTGTGGTGGCTGTGTCTCAGGCTCGTGCCATGCGCTCTCACATTACAGTCGCCTCGTTTCATTCAGCGACATCAGGAACAAAGAGATCAGAGTTAAAAGCAGCCAGGACTCTGGGGGTTCTAGTTGTTGTATATCTAATGTGTTACTGTCCATATTACTGTTACTCTATAGTTGATGTTAATCTAACCAGTACCTCATATGTATCGATTTTGTGCTTTGTCTTTTACTCCAACTCCTGTTTAAATCCTGTGATCTACTCCCTGTTCTACCCCTGGTTCAGAAAAGCTGTTAAAATCATTGTTACTCTACAGATTCTGCAGCCTGGCTCACATGAGGCCAAGCTGCTGTAG